The Chitinophaga flava genome has a segment encoding these proteins:
- a CDS encoding PepSY-associated TM helix domain-containing protein has translation MKNKQKKKNGRSLFYRISAWLHLWLGLISGIILIIVCLTGCIWVFNEEITGWLEPKTVVAKQDRPVIQPSTILEIAAREYPGKQAAYAIYREGRVVEVNVGARRSGSTLKLNPYTGEVVSKVTRKEGDVDFFRWILNGHRFLWMPYKIGRPIVNYSTLVFVITLVTGVVLWWPKKWNKSTREQSFKIKWGASFKRVNYDLHNVLGFYSLLVLFAIGVTGMVWGLEWWSNGLYWATSGGRSLPAYTELKSDSTQAPHNKFTMAESMDMIWQRVTNGNPRSTGFYMSFPDTAKAASVININVYPSRGQYYNNVRYVFDRHTLEELKENSVYATRFEEADFGTKLRRMNYDIHVGSILGLPGKFMAFFASLIGATLPVTGFLIWWGRKKKKPQQTHVKKTAAKAAVE, from the coding sequence ATGAAAAATAAGCAGAAAAAGAAAAACGGACGGTCTTTGTTTTACCGTATCTCGGCCTGGCTGCATTTGTGGCTGGGGCTTATTTCAGGCATCATCCTGATCATCGTTTGTCTGACAGGTTGTATCTGGGTGTTTAACGAAGAGATCACCGGTTGGCTGGAACCCAAAACTGTCGTTGCCAAACAAGACAGGCCAGTGATTCAGCCTTCCACTATACTCGAAATTGCAGCACGGGAATATCCCGGCAAACAAGCAGCCTATGCTATCTATCGTGAAGGCAGGGTAGTGGAAGTGAATGTAGGAGCGCGACGCAGCGGTTCCACTCTGAAGCTGAATCCGTACACCGGCGAGGTGGTCAGCAAAGTCACCCGCAAGGAAGGAGATGTGGATTTTTTCCGCTGGATACTGAACGGACACCGCTTTCTCTGGATGCCCTACAAGATCGGCCGGCCTATCGTGAACTACAGCACGCTGGTATTTGTAATCACACTGGTAACCGGTGTGGTGCTGTGGTGGCCTAAGAAGTGGAATAAATCCACCAGGGAGCAGAGCTTCAAAATCAAATGGGGCGCCAGTTTTAAACGGGTCAACTACGACCTGCATAATGTACTCGGATTTTATTCCCTGCTTGTATTATTTGCTATAGGCGTTACCGGTATGGTATGGGGACTGGAATGGTGGAGCAATGGTTTGTATTGGGCTACCTCGGGAGGCCGCTCCCTGCCTGCTTATACAGAGTTGAAATCTGATTCCACGCAGGCGCCGCATAATAAATTCACCATGGCGGAGTCAATGGATATGATATGGCAGCGGGTAACCAACGGTAATCCACGTTCCACGGGTTTTTACATGAGTTTTCCGGATACGGCTAAAGCGGCATCGGTGATCAATATCAACGTATATCCGAGCAGAGGCCAGTATTACAACAATGTGCGTTATGTATTTGATCGGCATACGCTGGAGGAGTTGAAAGAAAATAGCGTATATGCGACCAGGTTTGAAGAAGCTGATTTTGGGACCAAACTACGGCGTATGAACTACGATATCCATGTGGGCAGTATCCTCGGGCTGCCGGGCAAGTTCATGGCCTTTTTCGCCAGCCTTATAGGCGCTACCTTACCCGTAACAGGTTTCCTGATATGGTGGGGACGGAAAAAGAAAAAGCCACAACAGACGCATGTTAAAAAGACTGCCGCTAAAGCGGCCGTTGAATAG